In the Flavobacterium pallidum genome, one interval contains:
- a CDS encoding response regulator has protein sequence MKSTPDVPCKSVMVVDDSDIDRYIAKKILAQHDPFCPEVMSYENPLEALSYLGLNQENIEALPKFIFLDIYMPEMSGFEFMEAYSHFSGTLKNHCSVYIVSSTIDPHDLVRAKKDANVVELHVKPINSQFLSKLAG, from the coding sequence ATGAAATCCACTCCTGATGTTCCGTGTAAAAGTGTTATGGTTGTCGATGACAGCGATATCGACCGTTATATTGCAAAAAAAATCCTCGCGCAGCACGATCCGTTTTGCCCTGAGGTAATGTCTTATGAAAATCCGCTGGAGGCCCTAAGTTATCTTGGTTTGAATCAGGAGAATATTGAAGCACTGCCAAAATTCATTTTCCTTGATATCTATATGCCGGAAATGTCCGGTTTCGAATTCATGGAAGCGTACAGCCATTTTTCAGGCACGCTGAAAAATCATTGTTCGGTGTACATCGTGTCATCGACGATCGATCCGCATGATTTGGTACGTGCTAAAAAAGATGCGAATGTCGTGGAATTGCACGTAAAGCCTATAAACAGCCAATTCCTGTCAAAGCTTGCCGGATAA
- a CDS encoding LytR/AlgR family response regulator transcription factor, translating into MNLMPINSIIVSKDSESIAMLRNFEKENAIILQITGVADGADEGVALTYLKRPDLIFLDGKVDTTLFFNQLGRKEFNIPKVIVISTDYYDAVKAFTYNAVDFILKPAGFNVIMMAMYKVIKRIEMERSLQNQNVEKVSRSSDSAKGFVAVSSLDKIELLQMSDILFCKSDGRYTVFHLSDGRKVTSSRNLGEYSKILDDNFFFRVHNSYIVNLLHVKQIVKKDGYFCEFAAGLTVPVATRRQEEFQKFMKL; encoded by the coding sequence ATGAATTTAATGCCTATCAACTCGATTATTGTAAGTAAAGATTCGGAAAGTATTGCCATGCTCAGGAATTTTGAAAAAGAAAATGCGATAATCCTGCAGATTACGGGTGTGGCAGACGGTGCTGATGAAGGCGTTGCGCTTACGTACCTGAAAAGACCGGATCTGATATTCCTGGACGGGAAAGTCGATACAACCCTTTTTTTTAATCAATTAGGCAGGAAAGAATTTAATATCCCGAAAGTCATCGTAATTTCGACGGATTACTATGATGCCGTAAAAGCATTTACATATAATGCCGTTGATTTTATACTGAAACCCGCCGGGTTCAATGTGATAATGATGGCGATGTACAAAGTAATCAAGCGCATCGAAATGGAACGCTCCTTACAAAACCAGAATGTTGAAAAAGTTTCCCGAAGCAGTGACAGCGCCAAAGGATTTGTAGCAGTATCATCACTTGACAAAATTGAATTGCTTCAGATGTCGGATATCCTGTTCTGCAAGTCTGACGGAAGATATACTGTGTTTCATCTTTCAGACGGCAGGAAAGTCACATCGAGCCGCAATCTTGGAGAGTATAGTAAAATCCTTGATGATAATTTCTTCTTCAGGGTACACAATTCTTACATCGTGAATCTTTTACATGTGAAGCAGATTGTAAAGAAAGATGGCTATTTTTGCGAATTTGCAGCTGGTTTAACCGTTCCGGTTGCGACACGAAGACAGGAAGAATTCCAGAAATTCATGAAACTATAG
- a CDS encoding SDR family NAD(P)-dependent oxidoreductase, with amino-acid sequence MKIALITGVTRREGLGFETAMQMVDLGYNVIISGRDFTKVRVLAGELNASGMELDVTSEESIKDAASYVRENYGKLDALINNAGGYYDAGAQPLEINIEFAKSAFETNLFGALRVIKAFMPLHEESGSARIVNVSSGAGSFSDPIFGLSNNQSIAPVYSMTKLALNGLTVKIAGQINHSKIKINSVCPGFVATYPGTAEWGARPVNEGASGIVWAATLPDDGPTGGFFRDGKVLQW; translated from the coding sequence ATGAAAATTGCATTAATTACAGGTGTTACAAGAAGAGAAGGCTTAGGCTTCGAGACAGCAATGCAAATGGTGGATTTAGGCTACAATGTTATTATATCGGGACGCGATTTCACAAAAGTCCGTGTACTGGCCGGAGAATTAAACGCCAGCGGAATGGAATTGGATGTGACATCCGAAGAAAGCATTAAAGATGCCGCAAGTTATGTCCGGGAGAATTACGGAAAATTGGATGCATTAATCAACAACGCAGGTGGCTACTACGATGCCGGGGCTCAACCACTTGAAATTAATATCGAATTTGCAAAATCGGCTTTTGAAACAAATCTTTTTGGCGCACTGCGTGTGATCAAGGCATTTATGCCACTGCACGAGGAAAGTGGATCAGCAAGAATTGTGAATGTTTCCAGCGGTGCCGGTTCATTTTCAGATCCGATTTTCGGGTTGTCAAACAATCAAAGTATTGCGCCGGTTTACAGTATGACCAAATTAGCTTTAAATGGACTTACGGTAAAAATTGCAGGACAAATAAATCATTCCAAAATAAAAATAAACTCGGTCTGCCCCGGATTTGTTGCTACTTATCCAGGAACGGCAGAATGGGGTGCAAGACCTGTAAATGAAGGGGCTTCGGGGATAGTTTGGGCTGCAACATTGCCGGACGATGGGCCTACGGGAGGCTTTTTCAGGGATGGTAAGGTTTTACAATGGTAA
- a CDS encoding response regulator, whose protein sequence is MKTPFKQIMIIDDNPVDLYIGSRMIINNLFAEKVNECSSASEALQFLQNNQDDPEKLPQVIFVDIYMPEMSGFDFMDQYAMLPPSLKNHCRVYILSSSIDDTDIVRSQVDPNTGVFLVKPITKEFLDRIADGTY, encoded by the coding sequence ATGAAAACACCGTTTAAGCAAATTATGATTATTGATGATAATCCAGTGGATTTGTACATTGGATCGCGTATGATCATAAACAACCTGTTCGCCGAAAAAGTAAATGAATGCTCTTCTGCATCAGAAGCATTGCAGTTCCTGCAAAACAATCAGGATGATCCGGAAAAGCTGCCACAGGTGATTTTCGTCGACATATACATGCCGGAGATGTCGGGTTTTGATTTTATGGATCAATATGCAATGCTGCCTCCATCGCTTAAAAACCATTGCAGGGTGTACATACTTTCCTCTTCAATTGATGACACCGATATTGTCCGTTCGCAGGTCGATCCCAATACCGGTGTATTCCTGGTAAAGCCCATTACCAAGGAATTCCTGGACAGGATTGCTGACGGGACTTACTAA
- a CDS encoding Crp/Fnr family transcriptional regulator, whose protein sequence is MTLEQSIKTYFGVIHAEELTQISVLFQPEKVKKGDYLLHTGKVCDRLCFIQSGMLRIFVSNEDKEVTQWISTPGYFVTDLSSLLFKQPARWTIQALTDCTLYTIDRVDYDRIGDIIPKWHQLEKLFIAKCFTILEDRIFIHLSMSAEERYDFFFSNNKDLFNQVPLQYLASMLGMTPETLSRIRRKRLKS, encoded by the coding sequence ATGACTCTTGAACAAAGTATAAAGACGTATTTTGGTGTAATTCATGCTGAAGAACTTACACAGATCAGCGTATTATTTCAACCGGAAAAGGTAAAAAAAGGAGATTATCTGCTACATACAGGCAAAGTATGTGACAGACTGTGTTTTATCCAATCAGGTATGTTGCGAATTTTCGTAAGCAACGAAGATAAAGAAGTAACGCAATGGATTTCTACTCCGGGATATTTTGTTACTGATCTGTCAAGCCTTCTGTTTAAGCAACCCGCACGTTGGACAATACAAGCGCTTACAGATTGCACTTTATATACTATAGACAGGGTTGACTATGATCGAATCGGAGATATCATTCCCAAATGGCACCAACTTGAAAAATTATTTATTGCAAAATGCTTTACAATACTGGAGGATCGCATTTTCATTCATCTTTCTATGTCGGCTGAAGAGCGATACGATTTCTTTTTTTCGAATAATAAAGACCTCTTTAATCAGGTGCCGTTACAGTACCTTGCGTCAATGTTGGGAATGACTCCGGAAACATTAAGCCGCATCCGAAGGAAAAGACTCAAGTCTTGA
- a CDS encoding PAS domain S-box protein, giving the protein MKNYGRLFNESPAPMYIYDDRTYDFLAVNDATLHQYGYSREEFLSLKVTQIRPSHTIEFFIKANVNVPDSYFDFGMWQHCRKNGDIFYVHIYAHSTKFNGRNAKSVLAVDIDQKVRTEMAVAEKSAEIHDILESITDGFYALNRNWEITYFNKTAEKVLGRRREEVIGKDLWDSFPHSREGKFYEEYERAMTHRISVHFEELYAPLGVWGSMNVYPTKDGIAVYFVDITEQKKIQQKIANDERSLRAIINNTTDIIWSVDRQNNIISANDAFWKRLAWITGKTDGTVNEADFNQERFLRWQDYFKRAFEGEAYKIVVEDLYDGKEIFEEISFNPICDINDEIIGISCFSRDITTQHLYLKRIERQNAKFREIAWSQSHEVRAPLSSIMGLTALFNFEDITDPENKKILRLISDASQQLDAVIRKISAKALETEGMTDGVESAYGCRPEGMG; this is encoded by the coding sequence ATGAAAAATTACGGACGGCTCTTTAATGAAAGTCCGGCGCCAATGTATATCTATGACGACCGCACCTATGACTTTTTAGCGGTTAATGATGCGACCCTTCATCAATATGGCTATAGCAGGGAAGAGTTCCTTTCTCTGAAAGTAACACAGATACGGCCATCACATACAATCGAATTTTTTATAAAAGCCAATGTCAATGTCCCTGACAGTTACTTTGATTTTGGTATGTGGCAGCATTGCCGAAAAAACGGCGATATATTTTATGTGCATATCTATGCGCACAGCACGAAGTTCAACGGCAGGAATGCAAAATCAGTCCTGGCAGTCGACATTGACCAGAAAGTACGCACCGAGATGGCAGTTGCCGAAAAGAGTGCCGAGATTCACGATATCCTCGAAAGTATCACGGACGGTTTTTATGCGCTCAACAGAAATTGGGAAATTACCTATTTCAACAAAACTGCAGAAAAGGTACTTGGCCGCAGGCGCGAAGAAGTAATCGGTAAAGACCTGTGGGATTCTTTTCCCCATTCCCGGGAAGGGAAATTCTACGAAGAGTATGAAAGAGCCATGACACATAGAATCAGTGTACATTTTGAAGAATTGTATGCCCCTCTTGGCGTTTGGGGATCTATGAACGTTTATCCTACCAAGGACGGCATCGCGGTTTATTTTGTGGACATCACAGAGCAGAAGAAAATCCAGCAAAAAATTGCGAATGACGAGCGCAGCCTGCGTGCTATTATCAATAACACCACCGATATTATTTGGTCTGTCGACCGCCAGAATAATATCATCAGTGCCAACGATGCTTTCTGGAAGCGCCTGGCATGGATTACCGGTAAAACGGATGGTACTGTAAACGAAGCGGATTTCAATCAGGAGCGCTTTTTAAGGTGGCAGGACTATTTTAAAAGGGCCTTCGAAGGGGAAGCGTATAAAATAGTCGTTGAAGATCTTTACGACGGGAAGGAAATATTTGAAGAAATCAGCTTTAACCCTATATGCGATATTAATGATGAAATCATAGGAATCAGCTGCTTTTCGAGAGATATCACCACGCAACACCTTTACCTTAAAAGGATTGAAAGGCAGAATGCGAAATTCAGGGAAATAGCATGGTCGCAATCGCATGAGGTCAGGGCGCCACTTTCCAGTATTATGGGATTAACGGCATTATTCAATTTTGAAGATATTACAGACCCTGAAAATAAAAAAATTTTAAGACTGATCAGTGATGCCTCCCAACAACTTGATGCCGTTATCAGAAAAATAAGCGCCAAAGCCTTGGAAACGGAGGGGATGACTGACGGTGTGGAATCTGCTTACGGCTGCCGGCCTGAAGGAATGGGATGA
- a CDS encoding PAS domain S-box protein: MPNNVIFLPEGLQIINFNWQYIYLNDIALAHAGKVRKELIGVTMMCAFPGIETLPFFSMLKESMATREAIRFENQFVYENGVSCWFDLRVQPCDEGISIYSLDITERKEQENKLKKANELYALLTHISQKIVTVKDEDELFRDCCSLALRFGDFKMAWIGLFDTDLKVLTMVDQSGIPEEELALFHEALKKPNDQLAYIVKSGKYYISTDIQNDTELQPWRLYARKHSITSCILLPIRKSGQIIGLFSLYSAESHLSDDEITLLEQITTDISQALDIFEQVKKQQETQKLLLQHEQQFRYTLDHMIEGAQIHDFDWRYTYVNDALVKYTTYQKEELIGYTIMDKFPGIEQTPVFATLERCMRERISEKMETEFIFPDGSTGNFELSIQPVPEGLFILSWDTGKQLKAKEKLTKANRLYAFTSAINQNIVQINNEQELLDNICRSAYNIGGFKLAWIKLLDGQYIKRVSTAGTEEGMAFAARFSHQHVDDPVLAGTTTEIVLRSGKYTIINDVMNNDEMAFWKPYMRECGVQSSIALPIKKFGVTVGVFGLQSGVIDFFDKEETALLLEVADDISFALENFEKARLHKATEELLEKNERLFRALIEKSVDIKTLTTSDGQIIYGSPSLTKIMGYGIGELLHTSLLDLIHPDDLRAFTDRRNRIIGTAGATFNFQHRKKHKDGRWLWFEGSVTNMLNEPGIGAMVSNFRDITDKKLLEQQQEFDRNNLNALINNTNDLLWSIDRDYKLITSNLPFDEFVKKLSGKAVKKGIDVLKNSGNRKQSLRFRKFYERAFSGEQFTTLEHNTHPEEFWSEISFCPIRKGNEIIGAACHSRNITERIKAEHLLRQSDIFNRGILDSLSAHIAVVNASGQIITVNDSWRRFAIENSDSGLKSTSEGKNYFETFRNASENGDMDAANVLKQIKEVIKGTLTDFYYEYPCHSETEERWFSMLVRKFESDETLIVISHQDITNRKLIESQLLLNNESLQKTNNELDRFVYSVSHDLRSPLTSVLGLTGLIEAESKEEDTLLHIGMIKNSITRLDNFIRNILSYSRNNRTEVRSEEIRVSETVNEIVTMLSGAKEADGIRLEIDIVEDFTFYSDSQRFTTILENLISNAIKYHKKEIPDRFIKISGTVDEQTLQLQIEDNGIGIAKIHHAKIFDMFFRLANTGNGSGIGLYIVRESIEKMNGSIAIDSAEGRGTKFTITLKNLSHEIHS; encoded by the coding sequence ATGCCAAATAATGTCATTTTTTTACCTGAAGGCTTACAAATCATCAATTTCAATTGGCAATATATATACCTAAATGACATTGCATTAGCCCATGCCGGAAAAGTCCGGAAAGAACTTATTGGGGTCACGATGATGTGCGCTTTCCCAGGAATAGAGACCTTGCCTTTTTTTTCAATGCTGAAAGAAAGTATGGCAACACGAGAAGCGATACGATTTGAAAATCAATTTGTTTATGAAAATGGTGTTTCATGTTGGTTCGACCTTCGGGTACAACCTTGTGATGAAGGCATCAGTATCTACTCTTTAGATATAACTGAAAGAAAAGAACAGGAAAACAAACTGAAAAAAGCCAATGAGTTGTACGCATTGCTTACACATATCAGTCAGAAAATAGTAACTGTTAAGGATGAAGATGAACTTTTCAGGGATTGCTGCAGCCTTGCATTGCGATTTGGCGATTTTAAAATGGCATGGATTGGCCTGTTCGATACCGACCTGAAGGTCCTGACAATGGTAGATCAAAGTGGCATCCCGGAGGAAGAACTGGCACTATTTCATGAAGCACTTAAAAAACCAAACGACCAACTTGCCTACATTGTGAAGTCAGGAAAATATTATATTTCAACCGATATTCAAAACGACACAGAGCTTCAGCCATGGCGACTATACGCCCGGAAACACTCCATCACCTCCTGTATTTTACTTCCGATAAGGAAGTCAGGGCAAATCATAGGGCTTTTCAGCCTTTACTCGGCAGAATCGCATTTGTCAGATGATGAAATCACATTACTTGAACAAATTACGACTGACATATCACAGGCGCTGGATATATTTGAACAGGTAAAAAAACAGCAGGAGACACAAAAATTATTATTGCAACACGAGCAGCAATTCAGGTATACACTGGACCACATGATCGAGGGAGCGCAAATTCATGATTTTGACTGGCGCTACACGTATGTCAATGATGCATTGGTTAAATACACTACTTATCAGAAAGAGGAATTGATAGGTTATACAATAATGGACAAATTTCCGGGCATAGAGCAGACACCGGTGTTTGCCACGTTGGAACGCTGTATGAGGGAACGTATTTCTGAGAAAATGGAAACCGAATTTATTTTTCCCGATGGTTCGACAGGCAATTTCGAATTAAGTATCCAACCCGTTCCGGAGGGCCTCTTTATCCTATCATGGGATACAGGGAAACAATTAAAGGCAAAAGAAAAACTTACAAAGGCCAACAGGCTGTATGCATTTACCAGCGCGATTAACCAGAATATCGTACAAATCAATAACGAGCAGGAACTGTTGGACAATATCTGTAGAAGCGCATACAATATTGGTGGATTTAAACTTGCCTGGATCAAACTGCTCGATGGTCAGTACATTAAAAGGGTAAGCACGGCCGGCACCGAGGAGGGTATGGCTTTTGCTGCCAGGTTCAGCCATCAGCACGTAGACGATCCGGTTCTTGCAGGTACTACCACTGAGATTGTCCTCCGTTCGGGGAAGTATACCATCATCAATGATGTCATGAACAATGATGAAATGGCATTCTGGAAACCTTACATGCGCGAATGCGGAGTGCAATCATCCATTGCGCTTCCAATTAAGAAGTTCGGTGTAACTGTTGGGGTATTTGGATTGCAATCGGGCGTTATAGATTTTTTTGATAAAGAAGAAACCGCCTTATTACTGGAAGTAGCCGATGACATATCTTTTGCGCTTGAAAATTTTGAAAAAGCCAGACTCCATAAGGCCACTGAGGAACTTCTTGAGAAAAATGAAAGACTATTCCGGGCCCTTATAGAAAAAAGTGTCGACATCAAAACGCTGACAACCTCCGACGGTCAGATTATTTATGGTAGTCCGTCGCTGACCAAAATTATGGGCTACGGCATCGGAGAGTTACTTCACACCTCATTGTTAGACCTTATACATCCGGACGATCTTCGGGCATTTACAGATCGCAGGAACCGAATCATTGGCACTGCGGGTGCAACTTTTAATTTTCAACACCGCAAAAAGCATAAGGATGGGCGTTGGCTTTGGTTTGAAGGAAGTGTCACCAATATGCTAAACGAACCGGGAATTGGGGCAATGGTATCTAATTTCAGGGATATAACAGATAAAAAGTTATTGGAGCAGCAGCAGGAGTTCGACCGAAACAACCTGAACGCCCTGATTAACAACACGAATGACTTATTGTGGAGCATTGACAGGGATTATAAGTTGATCACTTCTAACCTGCCATTCGATGAGTTCGTTAAGAAGCTTTCAGGCAAAGCAGTCAAAAAAGGAATTGATGTGCTTAAAAACAGCGGCAACCGGAAGCAGTCGTTGAGATTTCGTAAATTTTATGAACGTGCCTTTTCCGGAGAACAGTTTACCACTCTTGAGCACAATACCCACCCGGAAGAGTTCTGGTCCGAAATTTCTTTCTGTCCCATCCGAAAAGGAAATGAGATTATTGGTGCCGCCTGCCATTCCAGAAATATCACTGAACGGATCAAAGCCGAGCATTTATTACGCCAAAGCGATATATTCAACCGCGGTATATTGGATTCTTTAAGTGCCCATATCGCTGTCGTCAATGCGTCCGGCCAAATCATTACTGTGAACGATTCCTGGAGACGCTTTGCCATAGAAAATAGTGATTCCGGATTGAAAAGCACCAGTGAGGGAAAAAACTATTTTGAGACATTCCGCAATGCATCAGAAAATGGTGATATGGATGCAGCCAACGTGCTTAAGCAGATTAAGGAAGTGATAAAGGGAACGCTAACAGACTTTTACTATGAATACCCATGCCACTCCGAAACTGAAGAACGATGGTTTTCAATGCTTGTCCGTAAGTTTGAGAGCGATGAAACGCTCATCGTGATCTCACATCAGGATATCACAAACCGTAAACTTATTGAAAGCCAATTGCTCCTCAATAATGAATCGCTTCAAAAGACCAACAACGAGCTGGATCGATTCGTATACAGTGTATCGCATGACCTACGCTCGCCACTGACGTCCGTATTGGGACTTACCGGCCTGATTGAGGCAGAAAGTAAGGAAGAAGATACGTTGCTGCATATCGGCATGATCAAAAACAGTATTACAAGGCTGGATAATTTCATCCGGAATATCCTTAGCTATTCCAGGAACAACCGCACTGAAGTACGAAGCGAAGAGATTCGCGTCAGTGAAACGGTCAATGAAATCGTAACCATGCTTTCAGGAGCAAAGGAGGCGGACGGCATACGGCTCGAAATTGATATTGTTGAGGACTTTACGTTTTATTCCGACAGCCAGCGTTTTACTACCATCCTGGAGAACCTGATTTCCAATGCCATCAAATACCATAAAAAAGAAATCCCGGATAGGTTTATAAAAATATCCGGCACTGTTGACGAACAAACCCTTCAACTGCAAATTGAGGACAACGGCATCGGTATTGCGAAAATACATCATGCCAAAATATTTGACATGTTCTTCCGTCTGGCCAACACCGGCAATGGTTCCGGAATCGGATTGTATATAGTAAGGGAAAGCATAGAGAAAATGAACGGTAGCATTGCAATTGATTCCGCGGAAGGCAGGGGTACCAAATTTACAATAACATTAAAAAATCTAAGTCATGAAATCCACTCCTGA
- a CDS encoding serine hydrolase domain-containing protein codes for MNWLRASVLFSMLGFSLFFCSCREKDPAANLADSYRKDNPFDTQMPKISAAYKEAKRQKVEAFFNKTWGNRMNGSFLVAKNGQIIYENYQGYSSIEKKLDITATTPIHIASMTKVLTAALVLRLIDAGKLDLGQDVSTILTPFPYPDITIQDLLDHRSGLPNYAYFCDEKGVWDHSKTLTNQDVLNLMNEHHFPQQFPSGRRFAYCNTNYAMLALVIEKITGMTYPEAMKKMLFEPLKMSNTFVFDMKDKDNVSQTYKGNMRLRFDHLDGTYGDKNVYSTPRDLLKFDMATYSPNFLSAGLVEKVYKGYSYEHKGTRNYGLGIRMYEWPTGQKMYYHNGWWHGNTSSYIKLKKDTVTIIAISNKYSKSTYQAWKLAPAFGDYPVKVDKADGEE; via the coding sequence ATGAATTGGTTGCGCGCTTCTGTCTTATTTTCAATGCTGGGTTTTAGCCTGTTTTTCTGCTCCTGCAGGGAAAAGGATCCTGCCGCAAACCTGGCCGATTCGTACCGGAAAGACAATCCTTTTGACACGCAGATGCCAAAAATAAGCGCTGCCTATAAAGAAGCGAAAAGGCAGAAAGTAGAAGCATTCTTTAATAAAACCTGGGGCAACCGCATGAACGGCAGTTTCCTGGTGGCCAAGAACGGGCAGATCATTTATGAAAATTACCAGGGGTATTCAAGCATCGAAAAAAAGCTTGATATCACGGCGACAACCCCGATACACATTGCTTCAATGACAAAAGTGCTGACTGCAGCGCTCGTCCTTCGGTTGATTGACGCAGGAAAGCTTGACCTTGGACAGGATGTCAGTACCATACTTACCCCGTTCCCTTATCCTGATATCACCATTCAGGATTTGCTCGACCACCGCAGCGGATTGCCTAATTATGCTTATTTCTGTGATGAGAAAGGCGTTTGGGACCATTCCAAAACACTGACAAACCAGGATGTACTGAATTTGATGAACGAACACCACTTCCCGCAGCAATTCCCGAGCGGGCGACGCTTTGCGTATTGCAATACGAATTATGCCATGCTCGCCCTGGTTATTGAGAAAATTACCGGGATGACCTATCCTGAAGCGATGAAAAAAATGTTGTTTGAACCGTTGAAAATGAGCAATACGTTCGTTTTTGATATGAAAGACAAAGACAATGTGAGCCAGACTTACAAAGGCAATATGCGCCTGCGGTTTGACCATCTTGACGGCACCTATGGCGATAAAAATGTGTATTCTACCCCGCGTGACCTGCTGAAATTTGACATGGCTACGTATTCCCCGAATTTCCTGAGCGCAGGCCTTGTGGAAAAAGTGTATAAAGGTTATAGTTACGAACACAAAGGCACCCGCAATTACGGCCTCGGGATCAGGATGTATGAATGGCCGACAGGACAGAAAATGTATTATCATAATGGCTGGTGGCATGGCAATACCTCATCTTACATTAAGCTGAAGAAGGATACAGTGACCATCATCGCAATTTCGAACAAATACAGCAAATCGACTTACCAGGCCTGGAAACTGGCTCCGGCATTTGGGGATTACCCGGTGAAGGTGGACAAGGCGGACGGCGAGGAATAG
- a CDS encoding DUF4260 domain-containing protein translates to MKNLLKSEELGLFGLCIFLFSRLPLSWWWFVGLLFLPDIGMLGYLISRKVGAFTYNFFHHRLLASVIAVIAIANGNIYWQLTAIVLFAHISFDRIWGYGLKYNDSFNNTHLGNIGKS, encoded by the coding sequence ATGAAGAATTTATTGAAATCAGAGGAGCTTGGGCTATTTGGACTTTGTATTTTTTTGTTCAGCAGATTGCCTTTATCATGGTGGTGGTTTGTCGGATTATTATTTCTGCCTGATATAGGAATGTTGGGCTACCTTATTTCTCGAAAGGTTGGTGCATTTACATATAATTTTTTCCATCATCGCCTGTTAGCATCAGTTATTGCAGTAATAGCGATTGCAAATGGTAATATATACTGGCAGCTTACCGCAATAGTACTTTTTGCACACATTTCGTTTGACAGGATATGGGGGTATGGATTAAAATATAATGATAGCTTCAATAACACGCATCTGGGCAATATTGGCAAGTCATAA
- a CDS encoding NAD(P)-dependent oxidoreductase, with the protein MKFGIIKERKNPPDRRVVFTPEELVRLKTQHPEAEIKVESSDIRIFKDQQYADLGLEISTDMSDCDVLFGVKEVPVDALIPGKKYFFFSHTIKKQPHNRKLLQAILEKKIDLYDHETIVDKHFKRLIGFGRYAGIVGAYNGMRAFGIKFELFSLPKAETLAHKEDLVQRLKRLVLPPIKIVLTGHGKVGSGAKEILDAMKIKQVSIEDYLTKNFAGPVYTQIDVLDYNRRADGSTASKGDFYSNPEAYVSDFERFTKVSDIFIAGHFYANDAPVILTRSMLMAHDNKIKVIADISCDVDGPIASTIKASTIADPLYGYLPSKHEEVDIFHPAAIVVMAVDNLPCELPKDASEGFGEMFMEHVVPAFFNGDKDGILQRAKITENGKLTERFKHLQDYVNGYELEKIPV; encoded by the coding sequence ATGAAATTCGGAATTATAAAAGAAAGAAAAAACCCGCCTGACAGAAGGGTAGTCTTTACCCCTGAGGAATTAGTACGCCTTAAAACCCAACATCCGGAAGCTGAAATCAAAGTCGAAAGTTCTGATATCAGAATCTTTAAAGACCAGCAATATGCAGACCTTGGCCTGGAAATCAGCACAGACATGAGTGATTGTGATGTGCTTTTCGGTGTAAAGGAAGTGCCTGTTGATGCGTTGATTCCCGGTAAAAAGTACTTCTTTTTTTCACACACGATCAAAAAACAGCCGCACAACCGCAAACTGCTTCAGGCCATTCTAGAAAAAAAAATCGATTTATACGACCACGAGACTATTGTCGACAAGCATTTCAAGAGGCTTATCGGTTTTGGGCGTTATGCAGGGATTGTAGGGGCTTATAACGGCATGCGCGCTTTTGGGATTAAATTTGAACTGTTCAGCTTGCCTAAAGCCGAAACATTGGCGCATAAGGAAGACCTCGTGCAAAGGCTGAAGCGTTTGGTGTTGCCACCTATCAAGATTGTGCTTACGGGCCATGGGAAAGTAGGCAGCGGGGCAAAGGAAATCCTTGATGCAATGAAAATCAAGCAGGTTTCCATAGAGGATTACCTGACCAAAAATTTCGCCGGGCCTGTTTATACGCAAATCGATGTGTTGGATTACAACAGGCGCGCTGACGGGAGTACTGCAAGTAAAGGAGATTTCTACAGCAATCCGGAAGCTTATGTGTCTGATTTTGAAAGATTTACAAAAGTTTCCGATATTTTCATTGCAGGACATTTTTATGCCAATGACGCGCCGGTAATACTTACGCGCAGCATGCTGATGGCACATGATAATAAAATTAAAGTCATTGCCGATATTTCCTGCGATGTGGATGGCCCGATTGCATCAACGATTAAGGCTTCGACTATTGCCGATCCGCTTTATGGTTACCTTCCGTCAAAGCACGAGGAAGTGGATATTTTCCATCCGGCAGCCATTGTAGTAATGGCGGTAGACAACCTTCCATGCGAATTGCCGAAGGATGCGAGTGAAGGATTCGGTGAAATGTTTATGGAACACGTAGTGCCTGCCTTTTTCAACGGTGACAAGGACGGCATACTCCAGCGTGCGAAAATCACTGAAAACGGAAAACTTACAGAACGGTTCAAACATTTGCAGGATTATGTAAATGGTTATGAGTTAGAAAAAATCCCGGTTTAG